In bacterium, the following proteins share a genomic window:
- a CDS encoding S8 family serine peptidase has protein sequence MCPKVQLFFAVMILFLCSVTPVLAQSTCQYGQVPGEYLFKLRDANLNLRSTSSLNRKAKNVVKKLGFKKLLKSYPRFPGLYLSKSDRPLSNARKRSVLTQGELEYIEPNCYRKASLTPNDLSSTLWGLNQASNVDVDALEAWDYTTGSNSVIVGVLDTGIYYTHPDLAANVWTNPLETSNGADDDGNGYIDDIHGVNTITGSGNPLDDDASSSHGTHVSGTIGAVGNNGTGLVGVNWNVTLLGLKFISGTTGTGSIADEIQAIQYVIDLKTRGENIVAVNASFGSTDFSSTERDAIAALGSLGIMFIAAAGNEANNNDLIPTYPAGYDLSNIISVAAIDQNGNRASFSNYGATSVDIAAPGVDIRSTRRGTSYQYLSGTSMATPFVTGAVALLKAYDSSLSISEIRDAILENYKPLSSLSGLVASPGILDLDHALESISCPGIGDDGINAPNRPGGDSDGDGVIDSEELTEGSNPSDRGSYAPDLKSPVFTPWNGFLGMTNILEITNPSNVSTTASVSLYRQDGTFCSRVNFNLSAHGQQDVILNDMRGFRADNYGLAKIVFSGSAEARAMIYRTENWASGAYDFVFTTPFTNSIYGPTTVSFNTYQPSFFAGDQSNLVTNWLTVINLSTDSKNFTVNYYLQNGTLLLTENIALSAKGRQDIQGGHVNPGANNVGLIEIVPTDNDAPYLAQLTRYGYGSDGASYVFAHPLQARSGTGEALIVPISSTLNAQNWLELINTAGTSQNVDLDLRDNLGSSLFSGPVNLPARGQVHINMNDFLGTERTGSAMISPTLTNSVISQSMYYFRDSSGRIISMYGSPARQSFFDETSGSYNLFLTEANWLKLTNTTLSSVSADVEVFLPTGGSTLRNLTLPARSSTDLGLHESSFGTALNTYGLVKVTTALPGSVYGEILRVRSSAIPGEPDFIVSTTVR, from the coding sequence ATGTGTCCAAAAGTACAATTATTTTTTGCAGTAATGATTCTATTCTTGTGTTCAGTAACTCCAGTGCTTGCACAATCAACCTGCCAATATGGGCAAGTCCCTGGTGAATATCTTTTTAAATTACGCGACGCTAATCTAAATTTGCGCTCGACCAGCAGTTTAAACCGCAAAGCTAAAAATGTAGTAAAAAAATTAGGGTTTAAAAAATTACTTAAATCCTATCCACGCTTCCCCGGATTATATTTATCAAAAAGTGACCGCCCACTCTCCAATGCAAGAAAGCGCAGTGTCTTAACTCAAGGAGAGCTTGAATATATTGAACCTAACTGCTACCGCAAAGCTTCTCTTACTCCTAACGATCTTAGTTCAACACTCTGGGGCTTAAATCAAGCAAGCAACGTCGATGTGGATGCGCTAGAAGCTTGGGACTATACGACTGGTAGTAATAGTGTAATTGTCGGAGTTCTAGACACTGGAATTTACTATACTCATCCCGATTTAGCGGCAAATGTTTGGACGAATCCGCTTGAAACATCAAACGGCGCTGACGATGATGGGAATGGCTACATCGACGATATCCACGGAGTTAATACAATCACTGGCAGCGGAAACCCGCTCGATGACGATGCTTCGTCGAGCCATGGCACGCATGTTTCGGGAACAATCGGAGCAGTGGGCAATAATGGCACTGGGCTTGTTGGCGTCAATTGGAATGTTACGCTACTTGGTCTTAAGTTTATCAGTGGCACAACGGGCACGGGATCGATAGCTGATGAAATTCAAGCTATTCAATATGTAATTGATCTAAAAACACGTGGTGAAAACATTGTCGCAGTTAATGCATCTTTCGGTTCCACTGATTTCTCATCAACCGAACGAGATGCAATCGCAGCGCTTGGTTCACTAGGGATTATGTTTATCGCTGCCGCCGGTAACGAAGCAAACAATAATGACCTGATCCCAACTTACCCGGCCGGGTATGATCTTTCAAATATAATTTCAGTTGCAGCAATCGATCAAAATGGCAATCGCGCTAGCTTTTCAAACTATGGCGCCACTTCAGTAGACATTGCTGCGCCAGGTGTAGATATTCGCAGCACTCGCCGCGGGACGAGTTATCAGTATCTAAGCGGCACATCAATGGCCACACCATTTGTAACAGGTGCAGTCGCTTTGCTGAAGGCATATGATTCATCTCTTAGCATCAGTGAAATCCGTGACGCCATACTGGAGAATTATAAACCACTCAGCTCACTCAGCGGACTCGTAGCAAGCCCAGGCATACTTGACCTCGACCATGCACTTGAATCGATTTCTTGCCCGGGTATTGGCGACGATGGAATCAATGCGCCGAACAGACCTGGTGGTGACTCGGATGGAGATGGCGTCATCGACAGTGAAGAGCTAACTGAAGGATCAAACCCAAGCGACCGTGGTAGCTATGCCCCAGATCTAAAAAGCCCAGTATTTACTCCCTGGAACGGCTTTTTAGGCATGACAAATATCTTAGAAATAACCAATCCCTCAAACGTCTCGACAACAGCTTCAGTATCACTATATCGCCAAGATGGGACATTTTGTTCGCGCGTTAACTTCAATCTGTCCGCCCATGGACAACAAGATGTAATTTTAAATGACATGCGTGGATTTCGAGCAGATAATTATGGACTGGCAAAAATAGTGTTTAGCGGTAGCGCTGAAGCACGAGCAATGATTTATCGCACAGAAAATTGGGCTAGCGGCGCCTACGATTTCGTCTTCACCACACCTTTTACCAATTCCATCTATGGACCAACAACAGTAAGTTTCAATACCTACCAGCCTAGTTTTTTCGCAGGTGACCAATCAAATCTAGTTACCAACTGGCTCACAGTGATTAATTTATCTACTGATTCGAAAAATTTTACTGTGAACTATTATTTACAGAATGGCACACTCTTGCTAACAGAGAATATTGCACTTAGCGCCAAGGGTCGTCAGGATATTCAAGGTGGCCATGTAAACCCTGGTGCAAATAATGTTGGGCTGATTGAAATCGTCCCAACCGATAATGACGCGCCTTATCTTGCTCAACTCACACGCTATGGTTACGGATCTGACGGCGCATCTTATGTTTTCGCGCATCCATTACAGGCGCGATCAGGCACTGGAGAAGCATTGATTGTTCCCATTTCCTCAACTTTAAATGCTCAGAACTGGCTTGAACTCATCAACACAGCGGGAACTTCACAGAACGTAGATCTTGATTTGCGTGACAATCTTGGAAGTTCTCTTTTTAGTGGGCCAGTGAATCTCCCCGCACGTGGGCAAGTGCATATCAATATGAACGATTTCTTAGGAACTGAACGCACTGGCTCGGCAATGATTAGCCCTACTTTGACTAACTCAGTCATTAGTCAAAGTATGTATTATTTCCGTGACAGCTCAGGTCGAATCATCTCGATGTATGGCAGTCCTGCCAGGCAATCATTTTTCGACGAAACTTCCGGCTCATATAATCTCTTCCTCACTGAAGCAAATTGGCTCAAATTAACCAATACAACTCTTTCCAGTGTTTCTGCTGATGTCGAAGTATTTTTACCGACAGGCGGAAGCACTTTGAGAAATCTCACGTTACCGGCACGCAGTTCAACCGATCTCGGTCTGCACGAAAGTTCTTTTGGAACTGCCTTAAATACTTATGGCTTAGTAAAAGTGACAACTGCCTTGCCAGGTTCTGTATACGGAGAAATTCTCCGGGTGCGATCCAGTGCAATTCCCGGCGAGCCCGATTTTATTGTCTCAACAACAGTGCGATAA
- a CDS encoding prepilin-type N-terminal cleavage/methylation domain-containing protein, whose translation MNRNINHKGFTLIELLVCVACMGILSAIAFPEVEKYRIRARNAVAVSNMRNLISAQETYYVDNHRYAQLSSDHADTTLQNAGLTRNDDVILSSYSPAATQFQVFFGNSVHAKGSAAFSAVSGRYHCYYFDSSNGLLTVQPDTPGGMGVTTECDWSGSTGG comes from the coding sequence ATGAACCGAAATATTAATCACAAAGGATTTACTCTGATCGAGCTACTTGTTTGTGTAGCTTGTATGGGCATTCTCAGTGCAATTGCATTTCCAGAAGTTGAAAAGTACCGCATACGTGCAAGAAACGCAGTGGCAGTGAGTAATATGAGGAATTTGATTAGTGCACAAGAAACATACTATGTAGATAATCACCGTTACGCACAACTTAGTTCTGACCATGCAGATACAACTCTTCAGAATGCAGGGTTAACACGGAATGATGACGTTATTCTAAGTTCATATTCTCCTGCAGCTACTCAATTTCAAGTTTTTTTCGGAAATTCTGTGCATGCTAAGGGATCTGCAGCATTCTCGGCCGTAAGTGGGCGCTATCACTGCTACTATTTTGACTCATCGAATGGTCTATTAACTGTTCAACCAGATACCCCTGGTGGCATGGGAGTAACGACTGAATGTGATTGGTCAGGAAGTACGGGAGGATAA